Below is a window of Geomonas oryzisoli DNA.
AAGCGGATAGCGATCGACCCGGGGCTCGGCTTCGGCAAGAGCGTCCAGGGCAACCTGGAACTGATCAAGCGGCTGGAGGAATTCCTGCCGCTGGGACGCCCCATCCTGGTGGGACCTTCCCGCAAGTCCTTCGTTGGCGCCATTACCGGCCGGGACGGGGGAGAAAGGATTTTCGGCACCGCTGCCGCGGTCGCTATGTCGATCGTGCACGGGGCCACCATAGTACGGGTGCATGACGTGGCAGCCATGAGGGACGTCGTCTTGATGACGCGGGCGCTCATGTAGGCCGCGGCCCGAAAACCGGAAGCGCAGCTTCCCGACCGGTGCGGATGAACTCATTCCTGCAAAACATAGGCATACTGCGGGACCTCCTGGACCTGTCGCTCGCAATTCTGATCGTCTCCAGGCTGGCGCGACTGCTCAAGGGAGTGCTCGCGCTGCGCATCCTCGCCATCCTTTCGGTCCTCGTTGCCCTGCACCTTCTGGCGCGCTTCTTCTCCCTGCAGACCGTCCGTCTCATCGTCGACCTCATCCTGGCCTCGTCCGTGGTGGGGCTCGCGGTCATCTTCCAGACCGACATCCGCAGGGCGTTCGCGACGCTGGCGAGAAGCCGCACCGAGAAGGACGTCGAGATGTCGGACGTCATCGACGAACTGGTCTTCGCGGTCGCGGGGCTGGCCCAGAAGAAGATCGGGGCGCTCATCGTGATCGAGCGGGCCATCTCGGTGGACAGCTACCTGGCGGTCGGAACCGACATCGACGCCAAGGTCACCAGCGAGCTGATTTCGTCGATCTTTTTGCCGTACTCGCCCATCCATGACGGTGCGGTGATCATCCAGCACGGCAAGCTGACGAAGGCGGGGTGTTTCCTGCCGCTCACC
It encodes the following:
- the cdaA gene encoding diadenylate cyclase CdaA, producing the protein MNSFLQNIGILRDLLDLSLAILIVSRLARLLKGVLALRILAILSVLVALHLLARFFSLQTVRLIVDLILASSVVGLAVIFQTDIRRAFATLARSRTEKDVEMSDVIDELVFAVAGLAQKKIGALIVIERAISVDSYLAVGTDIDAKVTSELISSIFLPYSPIHDGAVIIQHGKLTKAGCFLPLTQNLEVSKSLGTRHRAAIGLTELVDAVVVVVSEETGTASVIVGGKKTDVIDMPSLGKTLRRLVEPRWLK